From Apium graveolens cultivar Ventura chromosome 9, ASM990537v1, whole genome shotgun sequence, the proteins below share one genomic window:
- the LOC141683317 gene encoding uncharacterized protein LOC141683317: MPASRHCFRIDTVELKVRIETKIGEEKAEKYFNLLDRYLRLQVSKSEFDRVCVELIGRQNICIHNELIRAIVSNARFSKTPPPKPVKRNGLLSVKVPTGIEKSSSQSLCRDVFPRSPKKGRTPNIRERKFKDRPSPLGPHGKNHNVTFDDKTAKGQEYQNVMDLVSVGSRPPGEVNSVEDGEEVEQASGSPGIYSRSSVRAPLGISIHAKGPRKLLSYGSTPDLLNQSCYISGELPGNSSLKGRLDQKLESEGSKISMDGVNLLSTGLDVFLKGLLKPCLQLAGSRSEHSHFNQVRNQAASGVNVKRPMQHAQNPVRSFPASMLDLRVAMELNPRILGSNWPLQLEKVSLGAPPDSCF; the protein is encoded by the coding sequence ATGCCAGCTAGTCGGCATTGCTTTCGGATAGATACTGTAGAGTTGAAAGTTCGGATTGAAACTAAAATTGGGGAGGAAAAAGCTGAGAAGTACTTTAATTTATTAGACAGATATTTGCGTCTTCAGGTGTCCAAATCGGAGTTTGATAGAGTTTGTGTTGAATTAATAGGGAGACAGAATATTTGTATTCATAATGAACTTATTCGAGCGATTGTGAGTAATGCAAGATTTTCTAAGACTCCTCCGCCAAAACCAGTTAAACGGAATGGTTTGCTAAGTGTGAAAGTGCCGACTGGGATTGAGAAAAGCAGTTCTCAGTCACTATGTAGAGATGTATTTCCGCGGTCTCCGAAGAAGGGAAGGACTCCTAATATTCGGGAACGCAAGTTTAAAGATCGACCAAGTCCTCTCGGGCCTCATGGGAAGAACCAtaatgttacttttgatgataaGACTGCAAAAGGTCAGGAATATCAAAATGTTATGGATTTAGTTTCTGTAGGTAGCAGACCACCTGGTGAAGTTAATTCTGTTGAAGATGGAGAAGAGGTCGAGCAGGCATCTGGAAGCCCAGGAATTTACAGTAGAAGCTCAGTTAGAGCTCCTCTTGGCATTTCCATACATGCAAAAGGTCCTAGGAAATTACTATCTTATGGAAGTACTCCTGATCTATTAAATCAGTCTTGCTATATTAGTGGCGAGCTTCCAGGGAATAGCTCTTTAAAGGGAAGGTTGGATCAGAAGTTGGAGTCAGAGGGCTCAAAAATTTCAATGGATGGGGTTAACTTGTTGAGTACCGGGCTGGATGTTTTCCTGAAGGGATTGCTAAAACCTTGTCTACAATTAGCTGGTTCAAGGTCTGAGCACTCCCACTTTAATCAAGTTAGAAATCAGGCTGCATCGGGTGTAAATGTTAAAAGGCCCATGCAACATGCACAAAATCCAGTAAGATCCTTTCCTGCTTCAATGTTGGATCTTCGTGTTGCAATGGAATTGAATCCCCGGATACTTGGAAGTAATTGGCCGCTGCAGCTTGAGAAGGTTTCCTTGGGTGCGCCACCAGATAGTTGCTTTTAA
- the LOC141683319 gene encoding peroxidase 73-like, whose amino-acid sequence MGGRVLVPLWSVCVSICLIIHLGPASGALRTNYYANVCPKVESIVREVVKTKINQTFVTIPATLRLFFHDCIVQGCDASIMIQSREDNTAEKDHPDNLSLAGDGFDTVIKAKAAVDEVPGCKNKVSCADILAMATRDVISLSGGPSYRVELGRLDGLVSTSSSVYGKIPKPNFNLNQLTSFFSSLGLNRMDMIALSAAHTVGFSHCDQFANRIYNFSRNRKVDPALSRKYAAELQSMCPVDVDPRIAVDMDPVTHKIFDNQYYKNLQVGKGLFSSDQVLYNDFRSRPFVNIWAGNSRAFERAFIVGMTKMGRIQVKTQGSRFGNIRQDCAVFNS is encoded by the exons ATGGGTGGCCGAGTATTAGTACCCTTGTGGTCAGTTTGTGTTAGTATCTGCCTGATCATCCACCTAGGTCCAGCATCCGGAGCTCTTAGAACAAACTACTATGCCAATGTTTGTCCCAAGGTGGAATCCATAGTTCGAGAAGTTgttaaaacaaaaattaaccaaaCCTTTGTTACAATCCCTGCAACTCTACGTCTCTTTTTCCATGATTGCATAGTCCAG GGCTGTGATGCATCAATAATGATTCAATCAAGAGAAGACAATACAGCTGAGAAGGATCACCCGGATAATCTGTCCCTGGCTGGAGACGGATTTGACACAGTGATCAAAGCTAAAGCTGCAGTGGATGAAGTTCCTGGTTGCAAAAACAAGGTTTCATGTGCTGATATTCTTGCCATGGCTACTCGAGATGTCATTTCTCTG TCTGGTGGGCCCTCATACCGAGTGGAGTTGGGAAGATTAGATGGGTTGGTGTCCACTTCTTCAAGTGTGTACGGGAAGATCCCAAAGCCTAACTTCAACTTAAATCAGCTTACTTCCTTTTTTTCATCACTCGGCTTAAACCGAATGGATATGATTGCTCTATCAG CTGCCCACACAGTAGGGTTTTCTCACTGTGATCAATTCGCAAATCGCATTTACAATTTCAGCCGTAACAGAAAGGTAGACCCAGCGCTAAGCAGGAAGTACGCAGCTGAGTTACAATCAATGTGCCCAGTAGATGTTGACCCAAGAATAGCCGTCGATATGGACCCCGTTACCCACAAAATATTTGACAACCAATACTACAAGAATCTTCAGGTGGGCAAGGGGCTTTTCAGCTCCGATCAGGTTCTCTATAATGATTTTAGATCCAGGCCATTCGTTAACATCTGGGCCGGTAACTCTAGAGCCTTCGAACGAGCCTTCATCGTGGGCATGACCAAAATGGGTCGAATCCAAGTCAAGACCCAAGGAAGCAGATTTGGTAACATTCGTCAAGATTGTGCTGTATTTAATTCATAG